The following coding sequences lie in one Brettanomyces bruxellensis chromosome 6, complete sequence genomic window:
- the PFK2 gene encoding phosphofructokinase beta-subunit → MPEYLNDVPLVIYYAPNQEKFEQAVKFYEEVLEFEAVGSPEQGTVLLSSNPSSPAEAANIRLILDGSKAAPEEEIEKAAENFGSHKQKRDFRTLQSSVCFQTPDLDGLTEKLKAAGWEYQVRPSELDPFEVYVVDPLGTLVGFSGMKNAFGASERTRFNPEDGAKSYGFATSGEATPLNAISGATLNPVQRRRNIAVMTSGGDAPGMNANVRAIVRTAIFKGCRAFGIYEGYSGLVKGGPEYIKEMNWHTVRDWLAEGGTNIGTARCMEFKEKWGRLRACKNMIDAGIDALIVCGGDGSLTGADRFRGEWPELISELLHKQEITQDQYDRYKHLNICGTVGSIDNDMATTDATIGAYSSLARICEAVDYINATANSHQRAFVVEVMGRHCGWLALMAGIATAADWIFIPEKPSSRSEWSSHMCEIVAKHRARGKRTTIVIVAEGAIDASLNPITPDDVKDVLVDKLGLDTRVTTLGHVQRGGPAVAYDRELATLQGVAAVEAILDGTPETPSPMIAIAENKIVRRPLMEAVKLTKSVAQAIADKDFAKAISLRDTEFTEHLKNFMAMNSADFGEPSLPASQRKRFAIINVGAPAGGMNSAVYSFATYCMSRGHVPYAIHNGFSGLARHDSVRSLNWLDIQGLLTTGGSEIGTNRTTPEEADLGMIAYYFDKYSFDGLILVGGFEAFTALSQLERARAHYPAFRIPMVLVPATLSNNVPGTQYSLGSDTCLNSLVDYCDAIKQSAAATRKRCFVVECMGGNCGYISTYTQLTTGAVASYSPEDGIPIEQFEQDIDTLKTSFNNDKGKEKSGRLLIKSARASDVMSAKVMAQIITSEAHGRFDARTAVPGHIQQGGVPSPIDRTRAARFAIRAVTFLEDHYDEIASSQDQLGEFIESPTASNTACVLGIQSSHVKFESIRKLYDYESESGKRSRKRIFWKDIREIADMLSGRVVV, encoded by the coding sequence ATGCCAGAATACCTCAACGACGTGCCTCTAGTGATATACTATGCACCAAACCAGGAGAAGTTCGAGCAGGCAGTGAAATTCTACGAGGAAGTGCTCGAGTTCGAGGCAGTGGGCAGCCCAGAACAAGGAACAGTGCTCTTGAGTTCGAACCCAAGCTCGCCAGCAGAGGCTGCGAACATCCGGCTGATCCTTGATGGCAGCAAGGCTGCACCAGAGGAGGAGATCGAAAAGGCAGCGGAGAACTTCGGAAGCCACAAGCAGAAGCGGGACTTCCGGACGTTGCAGTCGTCGGTGTGCTTCCAGACGCCTGACCTCGACGGGTTGACGGAGAAGTTGAAGGCGGCCGGCTGGGAGTACCAGGTGCGGCCATCTGAGCTGGATCCATTCGAGGTGTACGTGGTGGACCCATTGGGCACGTTGGTGGGCTTCTCGGGCATGAAGAATGCATTCGGGGCCAGTGAACGGACGCGGTTCAACCCGGAGGACGGGGCCAAGTCGTACGGGTTTGCCACGAGTGGCGAGGCCACGCCTTTGAACGCGATTTCGGGGGCAACTTTGAATCCAGtgcagagaagaagaaacatcGCGGTGATGACTTCAGGGGGAGATGCACCCGGTATGAACGCAAACGTCCGGGCCATCGTGCGGACGGCGATCTTCAAAGGGTGCCGTGCGTTTGGAATCTACGAGGGATACAGCGGGCTCGTGAAGGGTGGCCCGGAATACATCAAGGAGATGAACTGGCACACGGTGAGAGACTGGCTTGCAGAGGGGGGCACGAACATCGGCACGGCCCGGTGCATGGAGTTCAAGGAGAAGTGGGGCCGACTCCGGGCCTGCAAGAACATGATCGATGCCGGAATCGACGCGTTGATCGTCTGTGGTGGAGACGGGTCGCTTACGGGGGCAGACCGGTTCCGTGGCGAGTGGCCAGAGCTTATTAGCGAGCTCTTGCACAAGCAGGAAATTACGCAGGACCAGTACGACCGCTACAAGCACTTGAACATCTGCGGTACCGTGGGGTCGATCGACAACGACATGGCGACGACCGACGCGACGATCGGTGCATACTCGTCCTTGGCCCGGATTTGCGAGGCCGTCGACTACATCAATGCCACGGCCAACTCGCACCAGCGGGCTTTTGTGGTTGAAGTGATGGGCCGGCACTGTGGCTGGTTGGCCCTCATGGCTGGAATTGCCACCGCTGCCGACTGGATCTTCATTCCAGAAAAACCATCATCAAGAAGCGAGTGGTCTTCGCACATGTGCGAGATTGTGGCCAAGCACCGGGCCAGGGGTAAGCGGACGACGATCGTGATCGTGGCAGAGGGGGcaatcgacgcgtcgctCAACCCGATCACGCCGGACGACGTCAAGGACGTGCTTGTGGACAAGTTGGGGCTCGACACGCGTGTCACGACGTTGGGTCACGTGCAGCGTGGAGGTCCTGCAGTGGCGTACGACCGTGAGTTGGCCACGTTACAAGGAGTTGCTGCCGTTGAGGCCATTTTGGACGGAACTCCGGAGACACCATCTCCAATGATTGCGATTGCCGAGAACAAGATCGTCCGGAGGCCGTTGATGGAGGCAGTGAAGTTGACGAAGTCGGTGGCCCAGGCCATTGCCGACAAGGACTTTGCCAAGGCCATCAGCTTGAGAGACACCGAGTTCACGGAGCACTTGAAGAACTTCATGGCAATGAACTCGGCTGATTTTGGCGAGCCCTCGTTGCCTGCATCACAGAGAAAGAGGTTCGCCATCATAAATGTGGGAGCCCCAGCCGGAGGTATGAACTCCGCCGTGTACTCGTTTGCAACGTACTGCATGTCGCGGGGTCACGTTCCATATGCGATCCACAACGGGTTCTCCGGTTTGGCCCGGCACGATTCGGTCAGATCGCTCAACTGGCTCGATATCCAGGGCTTGCTCACCACAGGAGGCTCCGAGATCGGCACAAACCGGACCACGCCCGAGGAGGCAGATCTGGGCATGATTGCGTACTACTTCGACAAGTACTCGTTTGACGGGTTGATCCTCGTGGGTGGATTCGAGGCGTTCACTGCCTTGAGCCAGCTCGAGCGGGCCAGAGCCCACTATCCGGCATTCCGCATCCCAATGGTGCTTGTTCCGGCCACACTCTCCAACAACGTGCCGGGAACTCAGTACTCCTTGGGCTCAGACACCTGCCTCAACTCCCTGGTCGACTACTGCGATGCCATCAAGCAGTCTGCAGCTGCTACCAGGAAGAGATGCTTCGTGGTCGAGTGCATGGGTGGAAACTGCGGCTACATCTCCACTTACACGCAGTTGACCACCGGTGCAGTCGCCTCATATTCGCCCGAGGATGGTATCCCAATCGAGCAGTTCGAGCAGGACATCGACACACTAAAGACCTCGTTCAACAACGACAAGGGCAAGGAGAAGTCCGGTCGGCTCCTCATCAAGTCTGCCAGGGCCTCCGACGTCATGTCTGCCAAGGTCATGGCCCAGATCATCACCTCCGAGGCCCACGGCCGCTTCGATGCTCGTACCGCCGTCCCTGGCCACATCCAACAGGGTGGTGTTCCTTCCCCAATCGACAGAACTCGTGCTGCCCGGTTCGCAATTCGGGCCGTCACCTTCTTGGAAGACCACTACGACGAGATAGCCTCGTCCCAGGATCAGCTTGGTGAGTTCATCGAGTCGCCAACTGCCTCCAACACTGCCTGCGTGCTGGGTATCCAGTCTTCGCATGTCAAGTTCGAGTCTATCAGAAAGCTCTATGACTACGAGTCCGAATCGGGCAAGCGGTCCAGGAAGCGTATCTTCTGGAAGGACATTCGCGAGATAGCCGACATGTTGAGTGGCAGGGTCGTTGTCTAG
- a CDS encoding uncharacterized protein (BUSCO:EOG09260VCG): MSTILTDRLLADNSLRNLEDYGISLVARLNTKFETANYPQDVEISIRSIQSLYRELNEQLAPFLRSCSKRDALAKKQDIGYDSVDPASQITDDTISHINSILARLSEDMTGGRISLPEECPEIASMVQLMLILISMANMLSLGKFLLSTTLPLVDDIAYYDNIRGSPLAVGIYTVQTFPSTILTLLSHLYVKLAAQHAYHTVREIPSWVPCWFKVVYQQWMKWIAPLPKVALKNVSTFLQSPAAYVVSRQKYSHSIVTMFITSTVGLPFLYASSRAKYHRKALARLRTHNIRRIGYLIDEILPLIKFNGSSALRFNHQINAGLKMLCSSNFDGKSNESAGMSHSVSDDLTELTSICQTHIPSLKHSTHDLVRHHNQPSFLTRFWPLALIGYKYVPEIVQQVVNNREAAILWIRTNIVETVSSFARNWIVKPLVNIWKTIRHDDSSKIAITSKNSLNSDLEALERMTVDYCVENYSYFTDVPLTEANREILVKNITAEVRSGNMDKVMRLYEQNLKTPMKAIINGNMVRNILIQVQKTKVDGDVALSGIDKIMQSQELVFGLVAASPACLVVWYIVVSTRSYLRNGYLVRFTRNHRQSALKSMNTLEKLVGIQLQISQGEQLKTSTFGDRYFNNGLIYMELINLRRQTSYIFPTFLQSDWIRDMNDVLATSQFPELRLNTIQRIWNVYGSYLK; this comes from the coding sequence ATGTCAACTATCCTCACCGACAGACTTCTTGCCGATAACAGCCTCCGGAACCTCGAGGACTATGGTATAAGCTTGGTTGCCAGATTAAACACCAAGTTCGAAACCGCAAACTACCCTCAAGATGTGGAAATTTCAATACGTTCAATCCAATCCTTGTACCGAGAATTGAACGAACAACTGGCGCCATTTCTGAGATCATGCTCTAAAAGAGACGCGTTGGCTAAAAAGCAGGATATAGGCTATGATTCCGTTGATCCGGCATCTCAAATTACAGATGACACCATCAGCCATATCAACTCGATCCTTGCAAGATTATCGGAAGATATGACTGGTGGCAGAATTTCGCTGCCTGAGGAATGTCCGGAGATTGCCAGCATGGTCCAATTAATGCTAATTCTAATTTCCATGGCCAATATGCTGTCTTTAGGCAAGTTCCTTCTAAGCACTACACTGCCGCTTGTAGATGATATTGCATATTACGACAATATTCGGGGTTCGCCACTTGCAGTTGGTATATACACAGTTCAAACATTTCCATCCACAATTCTCACTCTTTTATCCCATCTTTACGTTAAGCTGGCCGCCCAACATGCGTACCACACTGTTAGGGAAATTCCATCCTGGGTTCCCTGCTGGTTTAAGGTAGTCTACCAACAATGGATGAAGTGGATTGCACCTTTGCCAAAGGTTGCACTGAAAAACGTGTCAACATTTCTACAATCGCCTGCTGCTTATGTTGTTAGCAGGCAGAAGTACTCACATTCAATCGTGACGATGTTCATCACATCGACGGTTGGATTACCGTTTTTATACGCATCTTCGAGGGCCAAGTACCACCGGAAGGCCTTGGCAAGACTCAGGACCCATAATATAAGGAGGATCGGCTATCTAATTGATGAGATTCTTCCGCTAATCAAATTTAATGGGTCTTCCGCCCTGAGATTCAACCATCAAATAAACGCCGGCTTGAAAATGCTATGCAGTTCGAATTTCGATGGCAAGTCGAACGAGAGTGCAGGCATGTCTCACTCAGTTAGCGATGATTTGACGGAGTTGACCAGCATCTGTCAGACTCATATTCCTTCATTAAAACATTCAACTCATGATCTGGTTCGCCACCACAATCAACCCTCTTTTCTCACAAGATTCTGGCCCTTGGCGTTGATTGGATATAAATATGTTCCGGAAATAGTTCAGCAAGTTGTAAATAACAGGGAAGCAGCTATTCTCTGGATTCGTACCAATATCGTGGAAACGGTTTCTAGCTTTGCGAGAAACTGGATAGTGAAGCCGTTGGTTAACATTTGGAAGACAATAAGACATGACGATAGCTCCAAGATAGCAATAACCTCAAAGAATTCGTTGAATTCGGATCTTGAGGCCTTGGAGCGTATGACTGTCGATTATTGTGTTGAGAACTACTCGTACTTCACCGATGTACCCCTAACTGAGGCAAACAGAGAGATACTAGTTAAGAACATAACGGCAGAAGTGAGAAGTGGAAATATGGATAAGGTCATGAGACTCTATGAGCAAAACTTGAAGACCCCGATGAAAGCAATAATCAACGGCAATATGGTGCGGAATATCTTGATTCAGGTGCAAAAGACAAAAGTCGATGGAGACGTTGCACTTTCCGGTATCGATAAGATCATGCAGTCGCAAGAATTGGTCTTTGGACTGGTTGCAGCTTCACCAGCTTGTCTAGTTGTTTGGTACATAGTGGTAAGTACGAGAAGCTATCTAAGAAATGGATACTTGGTTAGATTTACCAGAAACCATAGACAAAGCGCCTTGAAGTCAATGAATACCTTGGAAAAGCTAGTGGGTATTCAACTACAAATCAGCCAGGGCGAACAGTTGAAAACTTCTACATTTGGCGATAGATACTTCAACAATGGATTGATATACATGGAACTCATAAATTTGAGAAGACAGACGTCGTACATTTTCCCCACTTTCTTGCAAAGCGACTggataagagatatgaacGATGTTCTCGCCACATCCCAGTTTCCGGAGCTTCGACTCAACACCATCCAGAGAATATGGAATGTGTATGGAAGCTATCTAAAGTGA
- a CDS encoding uncharacterized protein (BUSCO:EOG092620IA), with protein MAGSQLKRLKARLKEAGLTGQTNKKRKGKKHSRKTPNESRRADRQRLVQEIRDEFNPFDLKMTRGKRADAKSKNLTVGKPGISKQRGEERRKADWKERLARKNKVGGIIDKRFGEKNKSMTSEEKMLERFTREKLAHSSKYSLTDMDSDDDDDNDTLTHYGQTLGFKEKDHGSSDDDADEDEGFFQKKNGDDDANEAEEPGQGSKKKTKAEVMKEVIAKSKFYKHLRQEKNAKVASAVSELDDDFNDIMTDLRHTNEKSKKKEPPVKKTETDLAYDKKVLEVKMSEKAAPAERTKTLEEIAQEKKENLERLEQQRLKRMQGQVEDQEPGADDLDDDFWEGDVDAGDGEVIVAENAQNEDAETSAEENQLAGTTMIGGKILRLNTSKNLDISIICPTSLQEFEGLIESKSLDDVIVIVRTVFKKYQPKLAAGNKEKIGVFTGVLLDYLFKLADEGFEGNENKESYVHIMEFLSKLLRDLAEKYPEKMLEFYRIRLSSMQTRIEAKDFESYPKRSDLMAFTLIGRTFSTSDMYHLVVIPALIVMCESLEFLEAKNYITHLFAGIYICDLLLQYERVAKRVIPEVVSFLEKAILVLVQEPNQIPDYKSLGTDDRCPQSTKFTLAASTELPTELHSLSLSKWDDESVDQRSALLLKVICTLDRYVSIIYKECSSFIEITTPFVILLKHMLKYHALNLKVKSLLMKIENVRRIAKDERKPLLLQHHRPLAIPTFAPKFEENYNPDKKYYDPNRTRQEINKLRHQLKEERKQDMRALRREAEFEGREQVDAKKKAAAEYHAKMARIMDQVQTEEGAAKNEYEREKKKRRKI; from the coding sequence ATGGCAGGATCACAACTCAAAAGGCTGAAGGCCAGATTAAAAGAAGCTGGCCTCACAGGACAGacaaataagaaaagaaaaggaaagaagcaCTCTAGAAAGACACCAAATGAAAGTAGAAGGGCAGATCGCCAGCGTCTGGTTCAGGAAATTCGGGATGAATTTAATCCATTTGATCTAAAGATGACAAGAGGCAAGCGTGCGGACGCAAAATCCAAAAATCTGACGGTGGGAAAGCCTGGTATTTCCAAGCAAAGAGGtgaagagagaagaaaagcagattGGAAAGAGCGTTTggcaagaaagaacaagGTTGGAGGAATCATCGATAAGCGTTTTGGTGAGAAGAACAAGAGCATGACCAGCGAGGAAAAGATGCTTGAAAGATTCACGAGGGAAAAGCTAGCACATTCCAGTAAGTATTCGCTAACAGATATGGACAgtgatgacgatgatgacaATGACACTCTTACACACTATGGGCAGACACTAGggttcaaagaaaaagatcatGGCAGTTCTGATGACGATgcagatgaggatgaaggctttttccaaaaaaagaatggtgatgatgatgctaATGAGGCAGAAGAGCCGGGACAAGGTTCTAAGAAAAAGACCAAGGCCGAAGTTATGAAAGAAGTGATAGCCAAGTCTAAATTTTATAAGCATTTGAGGCAGGAAAAGAATGCCAAAGTGGCGAGTGCTGTTTCTGAATTAGATGATGACTTTAATGACATTATGACAGATTTAAGACATACCAAtgaaaaatccaaaaagaaagaaccGCCAGTGAAGAAGACAGAAACAGACTTAGCTTATGATAAAAAAGTTTTAGAAGTTAAAATGTCTGAGAAGGCGGCTCCTGCTGAAAGAACGAAAACTTTGGAGGAGATTGcacaggaaaagaaggaaaatttggaaagaCTTGAGCAGCAAcgtttgaaaagaatgcaaGGACAAGTTGAGGATCAAGAACCCGGAGCAGATGACTTAGATGATGACTTTTGGGAAGGAGATGTTGATGCTGGTGATGGCGAAGTTATTGTGGCTGAAAATGCACAAAATGAAGATGCCGAGACTTCTGCAGAAGAAAATCAGCTTGCAGGTACTACTATGATCGGTGGAAAGATTCTTCGACTCAATACATCGAAAAATCTTGACATAAGCATTATATGCCCGACGTCTTTGCAGGAATTTGAGGGTCTTATAGAATCTAAGTCCTTAGATGACGTCATTGTGATTGTTAGAACCGTCTTTAAGAAGTATCAGCCGAAATTAGCTGCGGGAAACAAAGAGAAGATTGGAGTTTTCACAGGTGTTCTTTTGGATTATCTATTCAAGCTTGCCGATGAGGGATTTGAAGgcaatgaaaataaagaatcgTACGTCCATATCATGGAATTCCTTTCCAAGCTTCTTAGAGACTTGGCCGAGAAGTATCCAGAGAAAATGCTAGAATTTTATAGAATCCGACTCTCTTCCATGCAAACCAGAATTGAAGCCAAGGACTTCGAGTCATATCCAAAACGCTCCGATCTTATGGCGTTTACGTTGATTGGAAGGACTTTTTCAACCTCGGATATGTATCATCTTGTTGTTATACCGGCACTCATTGTTATGTGCGAGTCTCTTGAATTTCTAGAGGCCAAAAATTACATCACACATTTATTTGCCggcatatatatatgtgaCTTGCTCCTTCAGTATGAGCGTGTTGCCAAGAGAGTTATTCCTGAGGTCgtttcatttttggaaaaggcCATCTTGGTGTTGGTTCAAGAGCCGAATCAAATTCCAGATTATAAATCACTTGGTACAGATGACAGATGTCCACAATCTACTAAATTCACGTTAGCAGCATCAACAGAGCTTCCAACTGAATTGCATTCTTTATCACTGTCTAAATGGGATGACGAATCAGTCGACCAGCGATCAGCATTACTTTTAAAGGTGATATGCACACTTGATAGATATGTGTCTATCATATACAAGGAATGCTCTTCCTTCATCGAGATCACCACACCATTTGTGATTCTCCTCAAGCATATGCTCAAATACCACGCATTGAATCTTAAGGTGAAATCGTTATTAATGAAGATCGAAAACGTGAGAAGAATCGCTAAGGATGAGCGAAagcctcttcttcttcaacatcacaGACCGCTTGCAATTCCTACATTTGCTCCCAAGTTTGAAGAGAATTACAATCCAGATAAGAAGTACTACGATCCAAATAGAACGAGACAGGAGATCAACAAGCTTCGTCACCAGCTTAAGGAAGAGCGCAAACAGGATATGCGTGCATTGAGAAGAGAAGCAGAGTTTGAGGGCAGAGAACAAGTTGATGCTAAGAAGAAAGCTGCTGCTGAATATCATGCGAAGATGGCTAGAATTATGGATCAGGTTCAAACTGAAGAGGGTGCTGCTAAGAATGAATACGAGagggaaaagaagaagagaagaaagatttGA
- a CDS encoding uncharacterized protein (BUSCO:EOG09264RR2), which yields MGQKASKLSKEDISNLKKETKFTTRELQQWYKGFQRDAPTGILTKDDFIKIHKQFYPFGDPTDYATFAFEAFDIRHHGFVTFPDFIISLSIASRGTTAEKLKWGFRLYDRNNDGFISYDDLLRVVSAIYMMIGTQSVKFKDGEDAPEDRVNRIWATFNKSLDNKEHELISRKEFSDNKWAPDVIKALSVYDDLI from the coding sequence ATGGGTCAGAAAGCCAGCAAACTCAGCAAGGAAGACATATCAAATCTCAAGAAAGAGACAAAGTTCACAACTAGAGAACTACAGCAATGGTATAAAGGATTCCAGCGAGATGCACCGACAGGAATATTGACGAAAGATGATTTTATAAAGATACACAAGCAGTTCTATCCGTTTGGCGACCCCACGGATTACGCAACATTCGCATTTGAAGCATTCGATATTCGACATCATGGATTTGTGACATTTCCAGATTTCATTATCTCTTTGAGTATAGCAAGCCGAGGAACAACAGCAGAGAAATTGAAGTGGGGGTTTAGGCTGTATGACCGGAATAATGATGGATTCATAAGCTACGATGATTTGCTAAGGGTGGTAAGTGCAATTTACATGATGATTGGTACGCAGTCAGTGAAATTTAAAGATGGCGAAGATGCACCAGAGGACAGGGTCAATAGGATATGGGCTACTTTCAACAAAAGCTTGGACAACAAGGAACACGAGCTAATCAGCCGGAAAGAATTTTCTGACAACAAGTGGGCGCCAGATGTGATAAAAGCGTTATCTGTCTACGATGACTTGATTTAA